Proteins encoded by one window of Methermicoccus shengliensis DSM 18856:
- a CDS encoding DUF5350 domain-containing protein: protein MDMGKTGSITWVKVKNRRGKVRLVPESEAVYKKPGPAQRFTSSGKKRRRMKRSSKAVVS from the coding sequence ATGGATATGGGAAAGACTGGGAGCATCACATGGGTGAAGGTCAAGAACAGAAGGGGCAAGGTCAGACTCGTTCCAGAGTCTGAGGCGGTGTACAAAAAGCCTGGGCCAGCCCAGAGGTTCACATCCAGTGGAAAGAAGCGAAGAAGGATGAAGAGATCCTCAAAGGCCGTGGTGAGCTAA
- a CDS encoding DNA-directed RNA polymerase subunit L, with amino-acid sequence MGVFLVLEKTSTELKIRLTGESHTLLNLLTSIMLEDERVDVAYYNMEFPTWSDPVLYIRTHGDDPVRVLKDASMRVAELCDEFIRTFNAASSSQ; translated from the coding sequence ATGGGTGTGTTTCTCGTTCTCGAAAAGACGAGTACAGAGCTCAAGATACGGCTCACTGGGGAGTCTCACACGCTGCTCAACCTGCTCACGAGCATCATGCTCGAGGATGAGCGAGTGGATGTGGCATATTACAACATGGAGTTTCCCACATGGAGTGACCCAGTGCTGTATATCCGCACCCATGGCGATGACCCCGTCAGGGTGCTAAAAGATGCATCCATGAGGGTTGCCGAGCTGTGCGATGAGTTCATTCGGACATTCAATGCCGCCAGCTCCTCACAGTGA
- a CDS encoding METTL5 family protein encodes MRRKELEIKLEGLEGFSRPKLHLEQYTTPASIAAHIVHLAHLMGDLRRCVYDLGCGTGVLAIAAALMGAPRVVGMEIDPHALAAAHRNAHRLGVNVELVQCDIARPPLRDGVKGTVLMNPPFGAQRRGADRAFLRAAMAMGDVIYTIHNEGSRRFVERFVEPFTITHMYRARYTIGRMYPHHTREVVGLPVEIYRIEAKRGDSYKAIQEEEHNEEKAA; translated from the coding sequence ATGAGGAGGAAGGAGCTCGAGATAAAGCTCGAGGGACTGGAGGGCTTTTCGCGTCCAAAGCTGCACCTCGAGCAGTACACAACTCCAGCCTCAATCGCCGCCCACATCGTGCACCTTGCCCATCTGATGGGAGACCTTCGAAGATGCGTGTACGACCTTGGGTGTGGTACGGGGGTGCTCGCAATAGCTGCTGCCCTCATGGGTGCACCGAGAGTGGTGGGCATGGAAATAGATCCTCATGCCCTCGCAGCTGCCCACAGAAATGCACACAGGCTGGGAGTCAACGTCGAGCTCGTGCAGTGTGACATCGCTCGCCCCCCATTGAGGGATGGTGTAAAGGGCACCGTGCTGATGAATCCTCCCTTTGGAGCTCAGAGAAGGGGGGCGGACAGAGCATTTCTCAGGGCGGCGATGGCGATGGGAGATGTTATATATACCATTCACAATGAAGGTAGTAGGCGGTTCGTGGAGAGGTTCGTTGAGCCATTCACAATAACGCACATGTATCGCGCCAGATACACAATTGGGAGGATGTATCCCCATCACACGCGCGAGGTGGTGGGCTTGCCCGTGGAAATATACAGAATAGAGGCAAAGCGAGGGGATTCGTATAAAGCTATCCAGGAAGAAGAGCATAATGAGGAGAAAGCTGCTTAG
- a CDS encoding exosome complex RNA-binding protein Csl4 has product MRRKLLRDSSAENKAPNERAHEQRARRERQRGTPRERPREEKMSEEPFREIVERPEELKDAPFVLPGDRIGSAEEYLPGSGTYEHMGGIYAAVAGRPYYDREQRYTKVFPEMNAPHRIREGDIVIGEVTDIKGSMVMVSIVCLDDMGEREIPNLQPAVIHVSNVKDSYVKELSSEFGYGDIIKARVIDSKNMRLSTEGPELGVLKARCQRCRVPARLEGERLVCPSCGAMLKRKLASGFAQGLLKR; this is encoded by the coding sequence ATGAGGAGAAAGCTGCTTAGGGACAGCAGCGCTGAAAATAAGGCTCCCAATGAGAGGGCACATGAGCAAAGGGCCAGAAGGGAACGCCAGAGAGGAACACCAAGGGAGCGGCCAAGGGAGGAAAAAATGTCAGAGGAGCCATTCAGGGAGATAGTGGAGAGACCAGAGGAGCTAAAAGATGCACCCTTCGTGCTTCCGGGAGACAGGATTGGCAGTGCCGAGGAGTACCTTCCCGGAAGCGGCACATACGAGCACATGGGCGGAATCTATGCTGCCGTGGCAGGACGTCCATACTACGACAGAGAGCAGCGCTACACCAAGGTGTTTCCAGAGATGAACGCCCCGCACAGAATCAGGGAGGGCGACATCGTGATAGGTGAGGTCACCGACATCAAGGGCTCGATGGTGATGGTGTCCATCGTGTGCCTAGATGACATGGGCGAGCGGGAGATACCCAATCTGCAGCCTGCTGTCATCCACGTCTCCAATGTGAAGGATTCGTACGTGAAGGAGCTCTCCTCCGAGTTCGGATACGGGGACATCATCAAGGCAAGGGTGATAGACTCCAAGAACATGAGGCTTTCCACAGAGGGACCAGAGCTCGGTGTGCTCAAGGCACGGTGCCAGAGGTGTCGCGTTCCCGCAAGGCTGGAGGGTGAGCGGCTGGTGTGTCCATCGTGCGGAGCCATGCTGAAGAGAAAGCTTGCAAGTGGTTTTGCTCAGGGACTTCTCAAAAGGTGA
- the spt4 gene encoding transcription elongation factor subunit Spt4, with protein MSERACRECHRIVKGDDCPVCHSGALSSDWSGYVIIIDPARSRIAQKMDIKTRGKFALKVR; from the coding sequence GTGAGCGAGAGGGCATGCAGAGAGTGCCACAGAATAGTGAAGGGAGATGACTGTCCAGTGTGCCACTCTGGAGCGCTGAGCTCTGACTGGAGTGGGTATGTGATAATAATAGACCCTGCCCGCTCGCGAATAGCCCAGAAGATGGACATCAAGACGAGAGGCAAGTTTGCTCTGAAGGTGCGCTGA
- a CDS encoding XTP/dITP diphosphatase gives MRLTFITGNLHKLEEARALLSPLGIEVEHDAGGYTEIQSDSLEEIALFGVREGCKRLNRPVFVEDAGLFIHALGGFPGPYSAYVFRTIGNAGILRLMEGVSDRDAHFTSCVAFCAPDHPPVVFVGRVDGRIAREERGTGGFGFDPIFEVDGSTFAELSTEQKNALSHRARALSKFASFVRELDV, from the coding sequence ATGAGGCTCACGTTCATCACGGGCAACCTTCACAAGCTGGAGGAGGCAAGGGCGTTGCTCTCTCCCCTTGGGATAGAGGTGGAGCACGATGCTGGGGGCTACACCGAGATTCAGTCAGATTCTCTCGAGGAGATAGCTCTGTTTGGTGTGCGGGAGGGATGCAAACGGCTCAACAGGCCCGTGTTCGTGGAGGATGCGGGGCTGTTCATCCACGCACTCGGTGGTTTTCCCGGACCCTACTCTGCATATGTGTTTCGCACGATTGGAAATGCGGGAATACTCAGGCTGATGGAGGGGGTATCTGATAGGGATGCCCACTTCACCTCGTGCGTGGCCTTCTGTGCCCCAGACCACCCGCCAGTGGTTTTTGTGGGCAGGGTGGACGGGCGCATAGCCCGTGAGGAGAGGGGCACGGGAGGGTTTGGATTTGACCCGATATTCGAGGTGGATGGAAGCACGTTCGCCGAGCTTTCCACCGAGCAGAAGAACGCTCTTTCCCACAGGGCGAGGGCGCTATCGAAGTTTGCATCTTTCGTGAGGGAGCTGGATGTATGA
- a CDS encoding 30S ribosomal protein S24e — protein MEIEIIEDRENVLLGRRELKFRVSHSGPTPRREEVRERLIALFNSSRDVLIVESLKPVFGVEQAVGYAKIYESPERLREVERDYVILRNFPPASEEAKEAEEAE, from the coding sequence ATGGAGATTGAGATCATAGAGGATAGGGAAAACGTGCTCCTTGGAAGAAGGGAGCTCAAGTTCAGGGTGAGCCATTCTGGGCCCACTCCGAGGAGGGAGGAGGTCAGAGAACGGCTGATTGCCCTTTTCAACTCGAGCAGGGATGTGCTCATCGTGGAGAGCCTGAAGCCCGTCTTTGGAGTTGAGCAGGCGGTGGGCTATGCAAAGATATACGAGTCCCCAGAGCGCCTGAGGGAGGTCGAGAGGGACTACGTGATACTCAGAAACTTCCCTCCAGCCAGTGAGGAGGCGAAAGAGGCAGAGGAGGCTGAGTAG
- a CDS encoding GTP-dependent dephospho-CoA kinase family protein — translation MCGEVIATLKESQKPVLRKPMGSLHGDDVSVVESTRGCSQLVCVGDIITYRVLREGLVPKLSIVDGRSCRRAVSSEVLMGTQHPSFRTVELSNPSGTLTRELVLAVRDALTSPHRTRIFINGEEDLAVLPVVMLAPHTTGVLYGQPRKGYVVLRVRSNIKQKVGAILDTMVKMDPSDGIWRMLHGD, via the coding sequence TTGTGTGGAGAGGTCATTGCCACGCTGAAAGAGTCCCAAAAGCCCGTGCTCAGAAAGCCCATGGGGAGCCTCCACGGTGATGATGTATCGGTTGTAGAGAGCACACGCGGATGCTCTCAGCTGGTGTGTGTGGGAGACATCATCACGTACAGGGTGCTGCGGGAGGGTCTGGTTCCCAAGCTCTCAATCGTGGACGGGCGCTCGTGCAGGAGGGCGGTGTCCAGTGAGGTGCTCATGGGCACACAGCATCCATCCTTCAGGACGGTTGAGCTTTCCAACCCCTCTGGCACTCTCACGCGGGAGCTCGTACTCGCGGTTAGGGATGCGCTCACCAGCCCACACAGGACACGAATATTTATAAATGGTGAGGAGGATTTGGCTGTTCTGCCAGTCGTCATGCTCGCACCTCACACCACTGGCGTGCTCTATGGGCAGCCCAGAAAGGGCTATGTGGTGCTCAGGGTGCGCAGCAATATCAAGCAGAAGGTTGGTGCAATACTCGACACCATGGTAAAGATGGACCCCAGTGATGGTATCTGGAGGATGCTGCATGGAGATTGA
- the cobA gene encoding uroporphyrinogen-III C-methyltransferase: MSNPKVYLVGAGPGDPELLTLKARRLIDEADVVLYDQLVGEDIIATLPESAELISVGKYAGCHTVPQEKINELLVEYAKRGKRVVRLKGGDPYVFGRGGEEAMELARHGIEVEVVPGITSAIAVPASAGIPITHRQCASVVSFVTGHEDPTKGEPSVDWAQLAALGGTLVVLMGVSRLAQNVEALLKGGRSPSTPCAIIERGTRRDMRVITSTLDRIVERATDANVRPPAILVVGEVVGLREHILHGERT; this comes from the coding sequence ATGTCCAACCCGAAGGTGTACCTCGTTGGAGCTGGACCGGGCGACCCGGAGCTGCTAACCCTGAAGGCTCGAAGGCTCATAGACGAGGCGGATGTGGTGCTGTATGACCAGCTCGTGGGCGAGGACATCATTGCCACCCTTCCCGAGAGCGCAGAGCTCATAAGCGTGGGAAAGTATGCGGGATGCCACACCGTGCCACAGGAGAAAATCAACGAGCTGCTCGTGGAGTATGCGAAGAGGGGCAAGCGGGTGGTGAGGCTCAAGGGGGGTGACCCCTATGTGTTCGGAAGGGGTGGGGAGGAGGCGATGGAGCTCGCAAGGCATGGCATAGAGGTGGAGGTCGTCCCCGGCATCACCTCTGCCATTGCCGTACCAGCCTCAGCGGGCATACCCATCACCCACAGGCAGTGCGCCTCTGTCGTGAGCTTTGTTACTGGGCACGAGGACCCCACCAAAGGTGAGCCCTCGGTGGACTGGGCGCAGCTCGCAGCGCTCGGGGGCACGCTGGTGGTGCTCATGGGCGTCTCAAGGCTTGCTCAGAATGTGGAGGCGTTGCTTAAGGGGGGAAGGAGCCCCAGCACTCCCTGTGCCATCATAGAGAGGGGCACCAGAAGGGACATGCGTGTCATCACGTCCACCCTCGATAGGATAGTGGAGCGGGCAACAGATGCGAACGTGAGACCACCCGCCATACTCGTGGTGGGCGAGGTGGTGGGGCTGAGGGAGCACATACTCCACGGAGAGCGCACATGA
- a CDS encoding uroporphyrinogen-III synthase, translated as MRVGVMRPERYERECARVLARTGARMVFVPFIEIRPTKGRGLEDAVARLREGVSSTAVFTSANGVDIAFSQVGESLSEVLSNVDVVAIGPRTKKALAEREVVCRLPPTYTSEGICELLSDVEGGIEVLRSAHGDAALVERLARHHLVHECVLYTIAKLCGEPQHRFLHEVVGGGVDVLLFTSRMMVESFFECAQKAGVLDDLMRTLPNIEVVAIGPPTKRALASWGIGAKMPKEHSFSAMVELLEGGDD; from the coding sequence ATGAGAGTAGGAGTAATGCGCCCCGAGCGATACGAGCGGGAGTGCGCCAGGGTGCTGGCGAGGACTGGGGCGAGGATGGTGTTTGTGCCCTTCATAGAGATACGGCCCACGAAGGGTCGCGGGCTTGAGGATGCGGTTGCAAGACTGAGGGAGGGTGTATCGAGCACGGCAGTGTTCACCTCAGCAAATGGCGTGGACATAGCGTTTTCTCAGGTGGGCGAGAGCCTGTCGGAGGTGCTCTCCAATGTGGATGTGGTGGCGATAGGGCCAAGGACGAAAAAGGCACTCGCCGAGAGGGAGGTGGTGTGCAGGCTTCCGCCCACGTACACATCAGAGGGGATTTGTGAGCTGCTGAGCGATGTGGAGGGGGGCATCGAGGTGCTGAGAAGTGCCCATGGGGATGCGGCGCTCGTGGAGCGGCTCGCACGGCACCATTTGGTCCACGAGTGCGTGCTCTATACGATTGCAAAGCTCTGCGGTGAGCCACAGCACCGCTTTCTCCATGAGGTGGTCGGAGGAGGGGTGGACGTATTGCTGTTCACCTCGAGGATGATGGTGGAGAGCTTCTTTGAGTGCGCCCAGAAGGCTGGCGTGCTCGATGACCTCATGCGCACCCTTCCAAATATCGAGGTGGTGGCAATTGGCCCTCCAACCAAAAGGGCGCTTGCGAGCTGGGGCATAGGTGCCAAGATGCCGAAAGAGCATAGCTTTTCGGCAATGGTTGAGCTTTTGGAGGGTGGGGATGATTAG
- a CDS encoding pyridoxal phosphate-dependent aminotransferase, producing the protein MIRLRREVYSLDPCEHGGRVEAESRRSRRPMLEFSASLNPLGPPPLPEGWHSRIEHYPDDSYAELKEVVAGFVGTSPECIVPGNGSSELIRLFAELVFERGDVVVIPAPTFSEYEFACRLFGASVSTVPADELLDVSTRGKKAVFLCNPNNPTGTLVAREDVLQLAERCSHTGTALFVDEAFMELADSDESVAPYVDEYESLFVIRSLTKAFAVPGIRVGFAITHPEVASLMNTARLTWTLGALPEAVAVEFMRNAHPYLERARALIRQERAFLEQGFRRLGLHPEPSSVNYMLVGMGEVDSTLFCEHMKAEGILVRDCRSFGLGGRYIRVAVRTREENEQLLDAAERVLERLTS; encoded by the coding sequence ATGATTAGGCTCAGAAGGGAGGTTTACTCGCTTGACCCCTGCGAGCACGGTGGAAGGGTGGAGGCAGAGAGCAGAAGGAGCAGAAGGCCCATGCTCGAGTTCAGTGCCAGCCTCAACCCGCTGGGACCCCCGCCCCTGCCAGAGGGCTGGCACTCCAGAATAGAGCACTATCCAGACGACAGCTATGCCGAGCTAAAGGAGGTGGTGGCAGGCTTCGTGGGCACATCCCCCGAGTGCATCGTGCCGGGCAATGGCTCCTCTGAGCTCATCAGGCTGTTTGCAGAGCTCGTGTTCGAGCGGGGCGATGTGGTGGTGATACCTGCTCCAACCTTCTCGGAGTACGAGTTTGCGTGCAGGCTGTTTGGGGCCAGCGTGTCCACCGTTCCAGCTGATGAGCTGCTCGATGTGTCCACACGGGGAAAAAAGGCGGTGTTCCTGTGCAACCCCAACAACCCCACGGGCACGCTTGTTGCAAGGGAGGATGTGCTCCAGCTGGCAGAGCGGTGCTCACACACGGGCACTGCACTGTTCGTGGACGAGGCGTTCATGGAGCTTGCGGACAGCGATGAGAGCGTTGCCCCCTATGTGGATGAATACGAGAGCCTGTTCGTGATAAGGTCGCTCACAAAGGCGTTTGCGGTGCCGGGAATCAGAGTGGGGTTTGCCATCACCCATCCAGAGGTGGCATCGCTGATGAACACGGCGAGGCTCACGTGGACGCTCGGAGCCCTTCCAGAGGCGGTGGCGGTGGAGTTTATGCGCAATGCCCATCCATATCTCGAGAGGGCAAGGGCACTCATAAGACAGGAGAGGGCATTTCTCGAGCAGGGCTTTAGGCGGCTTGGGCTGCATCCTGAGCCCTCGAGCGTCAACTACATGCTCGTTGGCATGGGGGAAGTGGACTCCACGCTGTTCTGTGAGCACATGAAGGCAGAGGGCATACTCGTCAGGGACTGCAGGTCGTTTGGGCTGGGTGGACGATACATCAGGGTGGCGGTGAGAACCAGAGAGGAGAACGAGCAGCTGCTCGATGCAGCAGAGAGGGTGCTCGAGCGACTCACCTCATGA
- a CDS encoding 30S ribosomal protein S3ae, translating into MAKAVGKRASSWSSKKWYQILSSAEFGQKPIGETPADDPSKVVGRTIEVTLGELDNDFSKYNIKLKFKVREVAGESAYTQFVGYTLTREYLRSLVKRRTSKVDANIKVSTQDGKVLRVKPSCFTIKRAKSSQIRAIRKVMEEVVKKRASELSLQAFIEELLSGKLAYQIYREAKHIYPLRKVEVRKTQILS; encoded by the coding sequence GTGGCAAAGGCTGTTGGCAAGAGGGCAAGCTCGTGGTCCTCCAAGAAGTGGTATCAAATCCTCTCCTCTGCTGAGTTCGGGCAAAAGCCCATCGGCGAGACCCCAGCAGATGACCCCTCCAAGGTGGTGGGGAGGACGATAGAGGTGACCCTTGGAGAGCTGGACAACGACTTCTCAAAGTACAACATCAAGCTCAAGTTCAAGGTGAGGGAGGTCGCTGGGGAGAGTGCATACACTCAGTTTGTGGGCTACACCCTCACCCGGGAGTACCTGCGGTCCCTCGTCAAGCGCAGGACATCGAAGGTGGATGCCAACATCAAGGTGAGCACCCAGGATGGCAAGGTGCTCAGGGTGAAGCCCTCTTGTTTCACCATCAAGAGGGCAAAGAGCAGCCAGATAAGGGCGATACGGAAGGTGATGGAGGAGGTAGTCAAAAAGAGGGCGAGCGAGCTCAGCCTTCAGGCCTTCATAGAGGAGCTGCTGAGCGGCAAGCTCGCATACCAGATATACCGAGAGGCAAAGCACATATACCCTCTCCGAAAGGTGGAGGTAAGAAAGACGCAGATACTGAGCTGA
- a CDS encoding endonuclease dU — MNLKHEVRVLGVDDSPLVARDVLVVGVLFRGAEWIDGVMRTYITKDGLDSTEKIAHMVCSSKHHAQIRAILLDGITYGGFNVVDITQLHELTSTPVIAVMRDHPDMESIRRALEHISEPELRYAKMLRAGALTQVVTRDAHRPLYIQTAGIEPEDAARIVRRTTVHANVPEPLRVAHMISSAIVLGES; from the coding sequence ATGAATCTAAAGCACGAGGTAAGGGTGCTCGGCGTGGACGACTCCCCTCTCGTCGCACGGGACGTGCTCGTGGTGGGCGTGCTCTTTCGGGGTGCGGAGTGGATCGATGGGGTGATGAGAACATACATCACAAAAGATGGGCTGGACTCCACGGAGAAGATTGCACACATGGTGTGCTCCTCAAAGCACCACGCCCAGATAAGGGCGATTCTCTTGGATGGCATCACATATGGTGGCTTCAACGTGGTGGACATTACACAGCTGCACGAGCTCACATCCACTCCCGTGATAGCGGTGATGCGGGACCATCCAGACATGGAGAGCATACGAAGGGCCCTCGAGCACATAAGCGAGCCAGAGCTGCGCTATGCGAAGATGCTTCGGGCGGGAGCTCTCACGCAGGTCGTGACAAGGGATGCGCACCGTCCCCTCTATATCCAGACGGCTGGCATCGAGCCCGAGGATGCTGCCAGAATCGTGAGAAGGACCACGGTGCACGCCAACGTGCCAGAGCCCCTGCGGGTCGCCCACATGATATCCAGCGCCATTGTGTTGGGAGAATCTTGA
- a CDS encoding 30S ribosomal protein S27ae — translation MGVHKYYEVKGDTLIRKRKWCPKCGEGVFLAEHRDRLACGRCGYTEYRE, via the coding sequence ATGGGCGTTCACAAGTACTATGAGGTCAAGGGGGACACACTCATAAGGAAGAGGAAGTGGTGTCCCAAGTGTGGAGAGGGCGTGTTCCTCGCAGAGCACCGCGATAGGCTCGCATGTGGTAGGTGTGGATACACCGAATACAGGGAGTGA
- a CDS encoding aminotransferase class V-fold PLP-dependent enzyme: MNVKKIRGDFPALGTQKNGMPLVYLDNACMSLKSRCVIDAVLRYYEEYSACAGRSVHSLSRRVSDEVEGAREKIASFFGCHDSREFVFTKNTTEGINLVAYSLGLKRGDVVLTTDKEHNSNLVPWQMLARRAGIVHRVVPSRADNTFDIEAFKRMMEEGVSLVSMVHTSNLDGVSIPAREVIEIAHDHGALVLLDGAQSAPHMPLDLERLDVDFFACSVHKMTGPTGVGCLYGKYELLKRMHPFITGGDTVSTSTYTSATFLEPPHKFEGGLQHYAGIIGAGAAVDYLKEVGMRNIEAHERALNEVLHKGLSNIPGCTIIGPENPALRGGITSFVLELSHGDAHDVALVLDETKNIAIRSGAFCVHSWFAARGVPPALRASVYLYNTVDECNRLVDAVRDVVELMRS, encoded by the coding sequence ATGAACGTGAAAAAAATAAGAGGCGACTTTCCAGCACTTGGCACGCAGAAAAACGGTATGCCCCTCGTGTATCTGGACAATGCATGCATGAGCCTGAAGTCAAGATGCGTGATAGATGCCGTTCTGAGATACTACGAGGAGTACAGCGCATGTGCTGGAAGGTCTGTGCACTCGCTCTCAAGGCGCGTGAGCGACGAGGTGGAGGGAGCAAGGGAAAAGATAGCCTCCTTTTTTGGATGCCACGATTCCCGTGAGTTCGTGTTTACCAAGAACACCACCGAGGGTATAAACCTCGTGGCATACAGCTTGGGTCTAAAGAGGGGAGATGTGGTGCTCACCACGGACAAGGAGCACAACTCCAACCTCGTGCCATGGCAGATGCTCGCAAGGCGCGCAGGGATAGTGCACAGGGTGGTGCCCTCCAGAGCGGACAACACATTCGACATCGAGGCATTCAAGCGCATGATGGAGGAGGGCGTGTCCCTCGTGAGCATGGTGCACACATCCAACCTCGATGGTGTGAGCATACCAGCGAGGGAGGTCATCGAAATCGCCCACGACCACGGGGCGCTGGTGCTGCTGGATGGAGCACAGAGCGCGCCCCACATGCCCCTCGACCTCGAGCGGCTGGACGTGGACTTTTTCGCGTGCTCTGTGCACAAGATGACGGGGCCCACTGGCGTGGGCTGTCTGTACGGCAAGTATGAGCTTTTGAAGCGGATGCACCCCTTCATCACTGGAGGCGATACCGTGAGCACGAGCACGTACACCAGTGCCACGTTTCTCGAGCCTCCCCACAAGTTCGAGGGTGGGCTTCAGCACTATGCGGGCATAATCGGGGCAGGGGCGGCGGTGGACTATCTCAAGGAGGTGGGTATGAGGAACATAGAGGCACACGAGCGCGCCCTGAACGAGGTGCTGCACAAAGGGCTCTCCAACATACCGGGGTGCACCATCATAGGCCCAGAAAACCCTGCGCTGCGTGGAGGCATCACGAGCTTTGTGCTGGAGCTCTCTCACGGAGATGCCCACGATGTGGCGCTGGTGCTCGACGAGACAAAGAACATAGCGATACGCTCTGGGGCGTTCTGTGTGCACTCGTGGTTTGCAGCTCGAGGCGTGCCACCTGCCCTGAGGGCATCGGTGTACCTCTACAACACGGTGGATGAGTGCAACAGGCTGGTAGATGCCGTGAGAGATGTGGTAGAACTCATGAGGTCATGA
- a CDS encoding DNA-directed RNA polymerase yields MYKKCTLFDTVRIPPSELGDVLEDAVFRALRLKLEGRVDKSLGVIVAITDIKDIGEGHILVGDGAVYYDTTFEAIVFQPVLQEVVEGLVVEVVEFGAFVSIGALDGLLHISQITNEFISYDSKNARLVSKESSEAIGEGDRVRVRVVAISLNERDPRESKIGLTMRQVGLGKLEWLEEERKRQEKEVAP; encoded by the coding sequence ATGTACAAGAAGTGCACACTCTTTGATACGGTCAGGATTCCTCCCTCTGAGCTTGGGGATGTGTTAGAGGACGCTGTGTTCAGAGCCCTGAGGCTCAAGCTCGAGGGGAGGGTGGACAAGAGTCTTGGCGTGATTGTGGCCATCACCGACATCAAGGACATAGGCGAGGGGCACATCCTCGTGGGTGATGGGGCGGTGTACTACGATACCACCTTCGAGGCAATCGTGTTTCAGCCCGTGCTTCAGGAGGTCGTGGAGGGCTTGGTGGTGGAGGTCGTGGAGTTTGGTGCATTCGTGAGCATCGGCGCCCTCGACGGACTGCTGCACATAAGCCAAATCACCAACGAGTTCATCTCATACGACTCAAAGAATGCGAGGCTGGTGTCCAAGGAGAGCTCGGAAGCCATTGGGGAGGGCGACCGGGTGAGGGTGAGGGTGGTGGCCATATCCCTCAACGAGCGTGACCCGAGGGAGAGCAAGATAGGACTCACCATGAGGCAGGTGGGCCTTGGAAAGCTGGAGTGGCTCGAGGAGGAGAGAAAGAGGCAGGAGAAGGAGGTAGCTCCGTGA